A stretch of the bacterium genome encodes the following:
- a CDS encoding DUF262 domain-containing protein, producing the protein MSEVREEPEYDSSESRGSTEPARLDSSPRARAFGVEELMREVSRGTVRVPPFQRGLRWERDDARNLVDSIYRGYPVGTLLFWKTEAKGERLKLGSLRVDVPARHDALLVVDGQQRITSLARILLPEDPTNDQFALFFELESEKLLPPRARQRGRHYLPLTVVLDSEELLSWLFETKPPAELRAKAIHFGKRVREYQIPAYLVESSNDAVLREIFQRINSTGRALKANDVFDAIHGSKSGVHPANLGDIATEIEKHGFGRPDDKLIYRALLAVSGYDVGGRRALRLGDEAAPAYAATLEALKAAVFFLKNDADIPHESLLPYKLPILTLSRFFHLHPSPQPRSRDLLARWVWRGAWSAQHQGATVSTRSTLALIGHDEERAVQALLGSLREEQPVVPHGNFNFRFAASKLQALALVALQPRDLASGEILDVEQLATGPHAFRQMFSAGPGVDKDLVRSVANRFFHPVTPSGLRRLLLSSSGRRVWTSHAVDEEAIDALRRGRRREFLERRRALLEEHLESFLALHARWKEPDRPSITSLVVSDSEEI; encoded by the coding sequence ATGAGCGAGGTCAGAGAGGAGCCTGAGTACGACAGTAGCGAGAGCCGTGGCTCGACCGAGCCTGCACGGCTCGACTCGAGCCCGAGAGCCCGAGCCTTCGGCGTCGAGGAGCTGATGCGAGAGGTCAGCCGAGGGACGGTCCGCGTCCCGCCTTTTCAGCGCGGTCTCCGGTGGGAGCGCGACGATGCTCGCAACCTCGTCGACAGTATCTACCGCGGCTACCCTGTCGGCACTCTCCTCTTCTGGAAGACCGAAGCCAAAGGCGAGCGACTGAAGCTGGGCTCGTTGCGGGTCGACGTTCCAGCCCGCCACGACGCGCTGCTGGTCGTCGACGGGCAGCAGCGGATCACCTCGCTGGCTCGCATCCTCCTGCCCGAAGATCCAACGAATGACCAGTTCGCCCTATTCTTCGAGCTCGAGTCGGAAAAGCTCCTTCCTCCCAGGGCCAGGCAGCGAGGCCGCCATTACCTTCCCCTCACGGTCGTGCTCGACTCCGAGGAGCTGCTGTCGTGGCTCTTCGAGACCAAACCGCCTGCCGAGCTTCGAGCGAAGGCAATCCACTTCGGCAAACGGGTTCGCGAGTACCAGATCCCCGCCTACCTCGTCGAGTCGAGCAACGATGCCGTCCTGCGCGAGATCTTCCAGCGGATCAACTCCACCGGCAGGGCTCTCAAGGCCAATGACGTCTTCGACGCGATTCATGGATCCAAGAGCGGGGTCCATCCTGCGAATCTCGGCGACATCGCCACTGAAATCGAGAAACACGGCTTCGGTCGCCCTGACGACAAACTGATCTACCGTGCGCTCTTGGCAGTGTCCGGCTACGACGTAGGAGGTCGCCGGGCGTTGCGACTCGGCGATGAGGCGGCCCCCGCCTACGCCGCGACGCTCGAAGCCCTCAAGGCCGCGGTCTTCTTCCTCAAGAACGATGCCGACATTCCCCATGAGAGCTTGCTGCCGTACAAGCTGCCGATCTTGACCCTGAGCCGCTTCTTCCATCTCCATCCGAGTCCGCAGCCGCGATCGCGGGACCTCCTCGCACGCTGGGTCTGGAGGGGTGCGTGGAGCGCTCAGCATCAAGGAGCGACCGTCTCTACGCGTTCGACGCTGGCGCTCATCGGTCACGACGAAGAACGGGCCGTTCAAGCGCTCCTCGGGTCGCTCCGGGAAGAGCAGCCGGTCGTTCCTCATGGCAACTTCAACTTCCGCTTCGCGGCGTCAAAGCTCCAGGCGCTCGCGCTTGTCGCGCTCCAGCCTCGCGACCTCGCAAGCGGAGAGATTCTCGACGTCGAGCAGCTCGCGACCGGCCCCCACGCTTTCCGGCAGATGTTCAGCGCGGGTCCCGGGGTCGACAAGGATCTGGTGCGATCGGTGGCAAACCGATTCTTCCATCCGGTCACTCCCTCAGGTCTCCGACGATTGCTGTTGTCGAGCTCGGGTCGGCGCGTATGGACGTCACATGCGGTCGACGAAGAGGCAATCGACGCGCTTCGTCGCGGGCGACGTCGCGAGTTCCTCGAACGCCGACGAGCTCTTCTCGAAGAG